The following proteins come from a genomic window of Chryseobacterium glaciei:
- the lgt gene encoding prolipoprotein diacylglyceryl transferase, which translates to METPFKIWDPSKGIQLGPITLHFYSLMFIFAFGLGYVLMAKIFKIDNVNIKYLEPLFTWTLIGTILGARLGHVIFYQPELFKEDFWSVFLPISTKNGLKFTGFSGLASHGATIALIFTTLYYSFKIIKKNPFWVYDRIGIVVALGGAFVRMGNFFNSEIIGKPVDPSSPFAIFFPQQSSEYGVTIPRYPTQLFEAIGYVCLFVLLWILYTRTNKKYQQGWLFGLFFIILWAIRFFVEFLKEPQGDEFIQFGGLNTGQILSIPFMIAGFVIMIYSKKFKITEAENGKPE; encoded by the coding sequence TTGGAAACTCCATTTAAGATCTGGGATCCTTCAAAAGGGATTCAATTAGGACCAATTACGCTACATTTCTATAGCTTAATGTTTATTTTCGCTTTTGGATTAGGCTATGTTTTAATGGCTAAAATTTTCAAGATCGATAATGTAAACATAAAATATCTGGAACCTCTTTTCACTTGGACGTTGATCGGAACTATTTTGGGAGCAAGATTGGGACACGTTATTTTCTATCAGCCGGAATTATTCAAAGAAGATTTCTGGAGTGTATTTTTACCGATCAGCACTAAAAACGGATTAAAATTCACAGGATTTTCAGGATTAGCAAGTCACGGAGCTACAATCGCTCTGATCTTTACAACACTTTATTATTCATTTAAAATCATCAAGAAAAATCCATTCTGGGTATATGACAGAATAGGAATCGTAGTTGCTTTAGGAGGTGCTTTTGTAAGAATGGGTAACTTTTTCAATTCTGAAATTATAGGAAAACCTGTTGACCCTAGTTCACCATTCGCTATATTTTTCCCTCAGCAAAGCAGCGAGTACGGCGTAACAATTCCACGTTATCCTACACAGTTATTTGAAGCAATCGGGTATGTTTGTTTATTCGTTTTATTATGGATCTTATACACAAGAACCAACAAAAAATACCAACAGGGATGGTTATTTGGACTGTTTTTTATCATTCTTTGGGCAATCAGATTCTTTGTAGAATTCTTGAAAGAACCTCAAGGAGACGAATTCATTCAATTTGGAGGATTAAATACAGGACAGATCCTTTCAATTCCTTTTATGATCGCAGGATTTGTGATTATGATCTATTCTAAGAAATTCAAAATCACAGAAGCAGAAAACGGGAAACCGGAATAA
- the yidD gene encoding membrane protein insertion efficiency factor YidD — protein MKLTFNKIITFPLVVLIKFYQWFISPLLPKNCRYEPTCSHYMVKSLQVHGIFKGFWLGLKRISKCHPWGGSGYDPVPPKK, from the coding sequence TTGAAACTTACATTCAATAAAATCATCACTTTTCCTTTGGTAGTTTTAATAAAATTTTACCAATGGTTTATCTCGCCTTTACTTCCAAAAAACTGCCGTTACGAGCCTACATGTTCACATTACATGGTAAAATCGTTGCAGGTTCACGGTATTTTTAAAGGTTTTTGGTTAGGTTTGAAGAGAATTTCAAAATGTCATCCTTGGGGAGGAAGCGGATATGATCCCGTTCCACCAAAAAAATAA
- a CDS encoding NAD(P)H-hydrate dehydratase — MKIFTAEQIRKCDEFTISDEPVSSIQLMERAAQNCVDWIYENCKNHRNFTIFCGSGNNGGDGFAIAKMLYLKGFDVDVFVDPKAKYSNDANVNFKELKEVSGVLIKNFKDVESYRFDSRTVIIDALFGTGLSRELEGDYKQLVNDLNAKNNVRISIDVPSGLFTDVISDENSTIFKADYTLSFQFWKKSFLYPETGKYTGKVIILDINLSEEYISNTATPDFVIDDKIVESIFKPRNEFSHKGTYGKVTIAAGSYGKVGAAVLATKSALKTGAGLTFTLAPKCGYEVLQTSCPEAMFIQGGENYIDQFDIDETSVCGIGPGLGTVLETEKSLLKFLKQYPKPLLLDADALNIISKDEKNLKLIPKKSIITPHPKEFERLFGAIKNSFERIELARKKANELQIYIVLKDHHTQIITPEGNVFYNITGNSGLAKGGSGDILTGIITSFLAQGYSEENAAIFGVWFHGKAAEFAAEKYSKESMLPTDVINEFGNVFEELNKNVAIKL, encoded by the coding sequence ATGAAAATTTTCACAGCAGAGCAGATTCGTAAATGTGACGAATTTACAATTTCTGATGAACCTGTTTCGTCAATTCAATTAATGGAAAGGGCAGCACAAAACTGTGTCGACTGGATTTATGAAAACTGCAAAAATCACAGAAATTTCACCATATTTTGCGGCAGTGGAAACAATGGCGGAGATGGCTTTGCGATCGCGAAAATGTTGTATTTAAAAGGTTTTGATGTTGATGTTTTTGTAGATCCCAAAGCAAAATATTCCAATGATGCGAATGTGAATTTTAAAGAATTAAAAGAAGTCTCGGGCGTACTTATTAAGAACTTTAAAGATGTTGAAAGCTATCGTTTTGATAGCAGAACCGTAATTATTGATGCTCTTTTCGGAACCGGATTATCAAGAGAGTTGGAGGGAGATTATAAACAACTTGTTAATGATTTAAACGCTAAAAATAATGTCAGAATTTCAATTGATGTTCCGTCAGGATTGTTTACAGACGTTATTTCTGATGAAAATTCTACTATTTTTAAAGCAGATTATACATTAAGTTTTCAGTTTTGGAAAAAAAGTTTCCTGTATCCCGAAACGGGAAAATATACAGGAAAAGTCATTATTTTAGATATAAATTTAAGCGAAGAATACATTTCGAATACAGCAACACCGGATTTTGTTATTGATGATAAAATTGTAGAAAGTATCTTCAAACCCAGAAATGAGTTTTCTCATAAAGGTACTTATGGAAAAGTGACGATTGCTGCCGGAAGCTATGGTAAAGTCGGTGCCGCTGTTTTGGCGACAAAATCAGCTTTAAAAACTGGTGCTGGATTAACTTTTACATTAGCTCCGAAATGTGGATATGAGGTTCTTCAAACTTCTTGTCCGGAAGCGATGTTTATACAGGGTGGTGAAAATTATATCGATCAATTTGATATTGATGAAACCTCAGTCTGTGGAATTGGCCCAGGATTAGGAACAGTTTTGGAAACGGAAAAATCTCTATTGAAATTTTTAAAACAATATCCAAAACCATTACTGTTGGACGCTGATGCTTTAAATATTATTTCAAAAGATGAGAAAAACTTAAAATTAATTCCAAAAAAATCGATCATAACTCCGCATCCAAAAGAGTTTGAAAGGTTATTTGGTGCTATAAAAAACTCTTTCGAAAGAATAGAGTTAGCCCGAAAAAAAGCTAATGAACTTCAAATTTATATTGTCTTAAAAGATCATCACACACAAATAATTACTCCGGAAGGAAATGTTTTTTATAACATTACAGGAAATTCAGGTTTGGCAAAAGGAGGGAGCGGAGATATACTAACAGGAATCATAACTTCATTTCTTGCTCAGGGATACTCGGAAGAAAATGCTGCCATTTTCGGTGTTTGGTTTCATGGAAAAGCCGCTGAATTTGCTGCTGAAAAATATTCTAAAGAATCTATGCTTCCAACGGATGTTATTAATGAATTTGGAAATGTTTTCGAAGAACTCAATAAAAATGTTGCGATAAAATTATAG
- the mscL gene encoding large conductance mechanosensitive channel protein MscL, which yields MGFIKEFKSFAFKGNVLDLAVGVIIGGAFGKIVSSLVEDVITPLLLNPALKAAGAENISKLSWNGVTYGNFLSAIISFLCIAMVLFWIIKGANKITHKEEPAPAGPTEDQKLLIEIRDLLKNKNNI from the coding sequence ATGGGATTTATTAAAGAATTTAAATCATTTGCTTTTAAAGGAAATGTACTTGATCTGGCAGTCGGTGTTATCATTGGTGGAGCCTTCGGAAAAATAGTTTCGTCTTTGGTAGAAGATGTTATTACTCCTTTATTATTAAATCCTGCTCTTAAAGCTGCGGGTGCAGAAAACATCTCAAAACTATCTTGGAATGGTGTTACTTATGGTAATTTCCTTTCTGCAATAATTAGTTTTTTATGTATTGCAATGGTATTATTCTGGATCATTAAAGGGGCAAATAAAATTACCCATAAAGAGGAACCAGCTCCAGCTGGACCTACTGAAGACCAAAAATTATTAATAGAAATCAGAGATTTGCTTAAAAATAAAAACAACATATAA